From Triticum urartu cultivar G1812 chromosome 2, Tu2.1, whole genome shotgun sequence, a single genomic window includes:
- the LOC125533603 gene encoding uncharacterized protein LOC125533603: protein MTIAVSQTPATACCTIMSRSPTGFIYISSATGLRLRDTSDAIHVDPLRPMPLLPLRPRPRVRSLYITWIGRLHRLRTPLPPPWIRATASSRPSPSSPDALFGGSQETDATVDGYYYMEAANDQE, encoded by the exons ATGACCATTGCAGTCTCGCAGACACCGGCCACCGCTTGCTGCACCATTATGTCCAGAAGCCCCACCGGCTTCATCTACATCTCCAGCGCCACTGGATTGAGGCTGAGGGACACCAGCGACGCCATCCACGTCGATCCCCTTCGACCGATGCCGCTACTTCCTCTTCGTCCACGACCTCGAGTTCGAAGTCTCTACATCACTTGGATCGGGCGGCTTCATCGACTACGGACACCGCTGCCTCCGCCATGGATCCGCGCCACCGCATCGTCCCGGCCCTCCCCGAGCTCGCCCGACGCTCTCT TTGGTGGATCCCAGGAGACAGATGCCACCGTCGACGGATACTACTACATGGAGGCCGccaacgaccaggagtag